In Topomyia yanbarensis strain Yona2022 chromosome 2, ASM3024719v1, whole genome shotgun sequence, one DNA window encodes the following:
- the LOC131683721 gene encoding glucose dehydrogenase [FAD, quinone]-like, protein MALPVKFWALTLVFATVCIGSGDAFFFFLKPLADLGRYYDDKYNFVQPTYSNSQAKEIPEYDFIIVGAGSAGCILANRLSENARWKVLLLEAGPAESDLNNIPVLTTFVQNSNYNWADVAEAQNGSCWGMIDQRCSIPHGKGLGGSTLINYMLYTRGNPADFDRWAAMGNPGWSYDEVFPYFLKSERANLRGLENSKYHNSDGMVSVEFPPFRTNLAQTFVRGAREVGHKKIDYNGKSQLGVSYVQTNTINGMRQSAYRALIEPILATRPNLHVKANSRVTKILIDPNTKMAYGVTYSKNFRNYDVHVTKEVIVAAGSINTPQLLMLSGIGPAEHLKNIKVPVIQDLPVGQNLIDALVFNGLTFILNETGHSLLFDSRFQLHSIADYFHGQGPLTVPGGVEAIDFLQTSRAQQPGVPDIALVFSTGSLVTDGGLGLRNGKRIKASLYNKVYAPLETIKNDQWTASVVLLHPKSRGFLNLRNANPYNSPKIYTNYLSEDDDIETLLEGIKEAVRISKSPSMKRYDARVLGIPFPNCEQFELTDDDYWRCAIKTLSSTAYQQLGTSKMGPAGDPTAVVSPELQVHGLSNLRVADVGVVPTTISGQSAALSYMIGEKAADLIKQTWTR, encoded by the exons ATGGCACTGCCGGTGAAATTTTGGGCTTTGACTTTAGTGTTCGCAACCGTGTGCATTGGCTCAGGAGATGCATTTTTCTTCTTTCTCAAACCGTTAGCCGACCTGGGTCGATACTACGACGATAAATACAACTTTGTGCAACCTACTTATAGCA ATTCGCAGGCTAAAGAAATTCCAGAGTATGACTTTATTATTGTTGGCGCCGGTTCCGCTGGATGCATACTGGCCAACCGGTTGTCGGAGAATGCCAGATGGAAGGTATTACTCCTCGAAGCTGGACCAGCGGAGAGTGATCTAAATAATATTCCCGTGCTGACAACCTTCGTCCAGAATTCTAATTACAATTGGGCTGACGTTGCTGAGGCACAAAATGGGTCATGTTGGG GCATGATCGACCAACGATGCAGTATTCCACACGGGAAAGGCCTCGGTGGATCCACTCTCATCAACTACATGCTGTACACGAGAGGCAACCCGGCGGATTTCGATCGTTGGGCTGCTATGGGAAATCCGGGTTGGTCCTACGACGAAGTGTTCCCATACTTTCTGAAAAGTGAACGCGCTAACTTGAGGGGATTAGAAAACTCCAAATATCATAACTCCGATGGAATGGTTAGCGTCGAATTCCCTCCCTTCCGGACTAATCTCGCGCAAACGTTCGTCAGGGGAGCCCGAGAGGTAGGACACAAAAAGATCGATTATAACGGAAAATCGCAGCTCGGCGTTTCATACGTCCAAACAAACACCATCAACGGAATGAGACAATCTGCGTACCGAGCTCTGATAGAGCCTATTCTGGCAACCAGGCCGAATCTGCATGTGAAAGCTAACAGCAGAGTGACAAAAATTCTCATAGATCCCAACACAAAAATGGCTTACGGGGTAACGTATTccaaaaattttagaaattacgACGTACATGTTACAAAAGAGGTGATCGTGGCGGCCGGAAGTATAAATACACCCCAGTTGCTAATGTTGTCTGGAATAGGACCAGCTGAGCAccttaaaaatatcaaagttccTGTTATACAGGATCTTCCAGTTGGTCAGAATCTGATCGATGCCCTAGTGTTCAACGGATTGACATTCATATTGAATGAAACAGGACATTCGCTGCTATTCGACAGTAGATTTCAGCTGCACTCAATAGCCGATTACTTCCATGGCCAGGGACCACTAACTGTACCAGGTGGCGTGGAAGCGATTGATTTTTTACAAACGAGTCGGGCGCAGCAACCCGGAGTTCCGGATATTGCTCTCGTTTTCTCAACCGGTTCCCTAGTGACGGATGGAGGACTTGGACTACGCAATGGCAAGCGGATAAAGGCTAGCTTGTATAATAAAGTCTATGCGCCGTtggaaacaataaaaaatgaccaGTGGACTGCTAGTGTTGTGCTACTTCATCCTAAATCAAGAGGCTTCCTCAATTTACGGAATGCAAATCCTTACAACAGTCCCAAGATTTACACCAACTATCTGTCCGAAGATGACGACATTGAAACATTGTTGGAAGGTATCAAAGAAGCAGTTCGCATCTCAAAATCGCCATCGATGAAACGGTACGACGCACGAGTTCTCGGGATTCCTTTTCCCAACTGTGAACAATTTGAGCTTACCGACGATGACTACTGGCGCTGTGCCATCAAAACCCTGTCCAGTACCGCTTACCAACAGCTAGGAACGAGTAAAATGGGACCGGCGGGGGATCCAACTGCCGTGGTATCTCCGGAATTGCAAGTACATGGTCTGTCGAATTTACGGGTAGCTGATGTTGGGGTAGTTCCGACTACAATTTCCGGACAATCGGCAGCACTGTCATATATGATTGGTGAAAAAGCAGCGGATCTGATTAAACAAACTTGGACTCGATAG
- the LOC131683728 gene encoding glucose dehydrogenase [FAD, quinone]-like yields the protein MDKFAVNISTKGMKDQRCALPRGKGLGGSTLINYMMYVRGNQQDFDNWANAGNPGWSYQDVLPYFKKSENSFLNISNGYHGVDGPLDVRFVPYRTEMSRIFVDSLKELAMPLVDYNGENQLGVSYLHTNLRDGQRLSASTAFLEPIASRPNLHILINSRATKILIDPITKTSYGVEFVRERKRYAVIAKKEVLLTAGALQSPQLLMLSGVGPEDQLKNIGIPVIRNLPVGKVIYDHLYFTGLTFVTNTRNLTLHVDRIVTLEMLARYLNGNGTMTIPGGVEVIGFLNTRNASLVAIPDIELIFVNGSPASDEGSGIREGLRFNDEVYDTYRPLEAGDKDAFTVNIVLLHPKSRGYMELKNSNPFQWPKFYMNFLKQDEDIETLLNGIKWVLRIMDTPTMKKYGVKLHDILLPNCAQFQHGSDDYWRCALRTQATSMYHQTATCRMGPTWDSEAVVSPKLQVYGITNLRVVDVGVIPMTFSGHPAAIAYMIGEKSADMIKEHWLKSANESQ from the coding sequence GCATGAAAGATCAACGCTGTGCATTACCTCGCGGAAAAGGACTAGGAGGCTCAACGCTCATAAACTACATGATGTACGTACGAGGAAATCAGCAGGATTTTGACAACTGGGCCAACGCCGGTAACCCTGGTTGGTCGTATCAAGATGTGCTACCGTATTTTAAAAAATCGGAAAATTCCTTTCTCAACATTTCGAATGGATACCACGGTGTAGATGGACCGTTGGATGTACGGTTTGTTCCGTACAGAACGGAAATGTCTCGCATTTTCGTAGATAGCCTGAAGGAGTTAGCAATGCCTTTGGTAGATTATAACGGCGAAAATCAGCTTGGTGTATCATATCTGCATACTAACCTAAGAGATGGCCAAAGACTGTCTGCCAGCACTGCGTTTCTAGAACCAATCGCTTCCCGACCCAACCTGCACATACTCATCAACTCCAGAGCAACAAAGATTCTTATCGATCCCATAACCAAGACTTCATATGGAGTGGAGTTTGTTCGTGAACGAAAACGTTATGCTGTAATAGCAAAGAAAGAAGTACTTCTCACGGCAGGTGCTCTGCAATCGCCACAGCTTCTTATGCTTTCTGGTGTTGGACCGGAAGATCAACTTAAAAATATAGGAATACCAGTTATACGAAATCTACCCGTGGGGAAAGTTATTTACGATCATCTGTATTTCACTGGATTGACATTCGTGACAAATACTCGCAACTTGACGCTCCACGTGGATCGCATCGTTACTCTCGAAATGCTAGCGAGATATCTAAACGGAAATGGTACCATGACAATCCCCGGAGGGGTCGAGGTGATAGGATTCCTCAACACTCGAAATGCAAGTCTTGTTGCTATCCCCGATATTGAGCTAATTTTCGTTAATGGATCACCCGCGTCAGACGAGGGAAGTGGTATACGTGAAGGACTTCGTTTCAATGATGAAGTATACGATACCTATCGGCCACTTGAGGCGGGCGATAAGGATGCATTCACCGTCAATATTGTGCTGTTACACCCGAAATCGAGGGGTTATATGGAACTAAAGAACAGTAACCCTTTCCAGTGGCCAAAGTTTTACATGAATTTTCTGAAACAGGACGAAGATATAGAAACCCTACTGAATGGGATAAAATGGGTGCTCCGGATAATGGACACTCCAACAATGAAAAAGTATGGTGTAAAGCTGCATGATATTCTTCTACCAAACTGTGCTCAATTTCAACATGGCAGCGATGACTACTGGCGATGTGCACTCCGAACACAGGCTACATCGATGTACCATCAGACAGCAACCTGCCGAATGGGTCCTACGTGGGATTCGGAAGCAGTTGTATCGCCAAAGCTTCAGGTATACGGCATAACAAATTTGCGTGTTGTCGATGTCGGGGTAATTCCAATGACCTTCAGTGGACATCCGGCAGCAATAGCTTACATGATTGGTGAAAAATCAGCGGATATGATTAAAGAACATTGGCTTAAGAGTGCTAATGAAAGTCAATGA
- the LOC131683720 gene encoding glucose dehydrogenase [FAD, quinone]-like, producing the protein MMLNVRRANFNWRSQKVVIFPLVLIFVLCSKDGHCWSSSAYSGYGKQGSVKDRLLKSYDFVIVGGGNAGAVLANRLSEIPQWNILLIEAGGRDNVLSDVPLFAAYLQSTALNWNFRAEKQNGYCEGIENFRCAMPKGKGLGGSTIINYMIYNRGNPADFDDWESAGNEGWSYREVLPYFKKLENAAFKDTNQTPIRGKKGPVNVEYVPYRSALVHAFVEANKQLGRNIVDYNGDTQIGVDYLQATTNHGRRVTSASAYLNSVSSRPNLHILTNARATAVTINPHTKTATGIEYLWQKRKHTVRVRKEVILSAGAFQSPQLLMLSGIGPKQHLEELGIQVLVDSPVGKTMHDHLALIALTFLTNTTKESFDTDRLGVPEMIAYLKRGNGTLTVPGALEALAFIKSNISNEVRDIPDLELLFVGGSPASDHGTGAVRGSAWQQDIYDRVYKPHEGEDQFTIAVMLFHPKSKGYIRLKDSNPLHWPLIYSNLLNDEEDITMMIEGIKEAFRIIDTPVMKAIDARIIDTALPTCTQHSFGTDPYWKCLIRSLASTLHHQVSTCRMGPANDPEAVVSPKLRVYGIKRLRVVDASVIPSTITGHTQAAVYMIAEKASDMIKDHWNWGQKLNMDE; encoded by the exons ATGATGCTGAACGTAAGAAGAGCCAACTTCAATTGGCGGTCGCAAAAGGTGGTTATTTTTCCGTTAGTGTTGATTTTCGTACTATGTAGCAAAGATGGACACTGTTGGTCCTCCAGTGCATACAGTGGGTATGGAAAGCAGGGAAGTGTTAAAG ATCGTTTATTAAAATCATATGATTTTGTTATCGTTGGTGGAGGAAATGCTGGTGCTGTACTCGCTAATCGATTGTCGGAGATTCCACAGTGGAATATTCTGTTGATTGAGGCAGGCGGGCGTGATAATGTTCTCTCAGATGTACCTCTGTTTGCGGCATATTTGCAGTCTACTGCTCTTAATTGGAACTTCAGAGCCGAAAAACAAAACGGTTATTGTGAAG GAATTGAAAATTTTCGCTGTGCAATGCCCAAAGGCAAAGGACTCGGAGGAAGCACAATCATCAATTACATGATCTATAACCGAGGGAATCCTGCTGATTTTGATGACTGGGAATCAGCGGGAAATGAGGGTTGGTCCTATCGTGAGGTATTGCCATACTTTAAAAAATTGGAGAATGCTGCTTTTAAGGATACGAACCAAACCCCAATACGAGGCAAAAAGGGACCAGTGAATGTAGAATACGTCCCATATCGTTCTGCGCTCGTGCATGCATTTGTAGAAGCTAACAAGCAGCTTGGTCGAAATATTGTGGATTATAACGGCGACACGCAAATTGGTGTCGACTATCTTCAAGCAACCACCAATCATGGAAGAAGAGTTACGTCTGCATCCGCATATTTAAATTCGGTTTCATCGCGACCGAATCTCCACATACTAACAAATGCTAGAGCGACGGCAGTGACAATTAATCCACACACGAAAACGGCGACAGGAATTGAATATTTATGGCAAAAGCGAAAGCATACTGTTCGTGTTCGCAAGGAAGTAATTCTATCCGCAGGTGCATTCCAGTCGCCTCAACTTTTAATGCTATCGGGCATTGGACCGAAGCAACATTTGGAAGAACTCGGAATTCAAGTTTTAGTAGATTCGCCTGTCGGTAAAACCATGCATGATCATCTCGCACTTATCGCGCTGACATTTCTAACAAATACAACCAAAGAATCGTTCGACACCGACCGCTTAGGTGTTCCAGAGATGATAGCATATTTGAAACGAGGCAACGGAACACTTACCGTTCCGGGTGCCTTGGAAGCGTTGGCATTTATCAAGTCTAACATTTCCAACGAGGTGCGCGACATTCCCGATTTGGAACTGCTATTCGTTGGTGGTTCACCTGCATCCGACCACGGGACGGGGGCTGTTCGTGGGAGTGCTTGGCAACAGGATATTTACGATCGAGTGTACAAACCACACGAAGGAGAAGATCAATTCACAATCGCTGTTATGTTGTTCCACCCAAAATCGAAAGGATACATACGTTTAAAAGACAGTAATCCTTTGCATTGGCCATTGATCTATTCTAATCTTCTTAATGATGAAGAAGATATCACAATGATGATAGAAGGTATAAAGGAAGCCTTCCGAATCATCGATACTCCAGTAATGAAAGCAATCGATGCTCGCATAATCGATACTGCGTTGCCCACATGCACTCAGCATAGTTTCGGTACCGACCCCTACTGGAAATGTTTAATAAGGTCGTTAGCTAGTACACTACACCATCAGGTCAGTACGTGTCGGATGGGTCCAGCAAATGATCCGGAGGCAGTAGTTTCGCCAAAGTTACGAGTCTACGGTATTAAACGCTTAAGAGTCGTCGATGCTAGTGTAATTCCTTCCACCATAACTGGCCACACACAAGCGGCAGTTTATATGATTGCAGAGAAAGCTTCCGACATGATAAAAGATCACTGGAACTGGGGACAGAAGTTGAACATGGATGAGTGA